In a single window of the Megalobrama amblycephala isolate DHTTF-2021 linkage group LG3, ASM1881202v1, whole genome shotgun sequence genome:
- the cd99l2 gene encoding CD99 antigen-like protein 2 isoform X5 encodes MGKKLSTWTLLAVFSLLIVKGISQDLNLADAFDADLPSTPPPKVDPAGGTGGAVKPTPKPVKPTVKEPAKPKQTGVEDFDLKDALDPNNDIKGHGKDSGKGDKDFGGGGRDDGKPNSRGSQFTDDDLVDLGNDNSYKPDKGKGGKGASSGGDLDPADDSNYDTMAETGTIAGIVSAVGMALVGAVSGYISYQKKKLCFSIQQSLNADMVKADAPDAVVAQEPQVQQTLLQPPNAEPPTEENAV; translated from the exons GCATAAGTCAGGATCTGAACTTGGCAGATGCATTTGATGCTGACTTACCAT CTACCCCACCACCTAAAGTGGACCCAGCAGGTGGTACAGGAGGAGCAG TGAAACCCACTCCTAAACCTGTTAAGCCTACAGTCAAGGAACCAGCAAAGCCCAAACAAACAG GAGTGGAGGACTTTGATCTTAAAGATGCCCTGGATCCCAACAATGACATAAAAGGACATGGCAAAGACTCTGGCAAAGGCG ATAAAGACTTCGGAGGAGGGGGCCGTGATGACGGCAAACCCAATAGCAGAG GTAGTCAATTCACAGACGATGACCTTGTGGATTTGGGCAATGATAACTCCTACAAACCCGACAAAGGCAAAG GTGGAAAAGGTGCCAGTAGTGGGGGTGATTTGGATCCTGCTGATGACAGTAACTATG ACACCATGGCCGAGACTGGAACCATCGCTGGTATTGTGAGCGCTGTTGGCATGGCTCTGGTTGGTGCAGTGAGCGGCTACATCTCCTACCAGAAGAAGAAGTTGTGCTTCAGCATACAGC AGAGTCTGAATGCAGATATGGTGAAGGCAGATGCCCCAGATGCTGTAGTCGCACAGGAGCCACAAG TTCAACAAACTCTTCTCCAGCCTCCCAACGCTGAGCCGCCGACAGAGGAAAATGCTGTGTAA
- the cd99l2 gene encoding CD99 antigen-like protein 2 isoform X4, with product MGKKLSTWTLLAVFSLLIVKGISQDLNLADAFDADLPSTPPPKVDPAGGTGGAVKPTPKPVKPTVKEPAKPKQTGVEDFDLKDALDPNNDIKGHGKDSGKGDKDFGGGGRDDGKPNSRGGSQFTDDDLVDLGNDNSYKPDKGKGGKGASSGGDLDPADDSNYDTMAETGTIAGIVSAVGMALVGAVSGYISYQKKKLCFSIQQSLNADMVKADAPDAVVAQEPQVQQTLLQPPNAEPPTEENAV from the exons GCATAAGTCAGGATCTGAACTTGGCAGATGCATTTGATGCTGACTTACCAT CTACCCCACCACCTAAAGTGGACCCAGCAGGTGGTACAGGAGGAGCAG TGAAACCCACTCCTAAACCTGTTAAGCCTACAGTCAAGGAACCAGCAAAGCCCAAACAAACAG GAGTGGAGGACTTTGATCTTAAAGATGCCCTGGATCCCAACAATGACATAAAAGGACATGGCAAAGACTCTGGCAAAGGCG ATAAAGACTTCGGAGGAGGGGGCCGTGATGACGGCAAACCCAATAGCAGAGGTG GTAGTCAATTCACAGACGATGACCTTGTGGATTTGGGCAATGATAACTCCTACAAACCCGACAAAGGCAAAG GTGGAAAAGGTGCCAGTAGTGGGGGTGATTTGGATCCTGCTGATGACAGTAACTATG ACACCATGGCCGAGACTGGAACCATCGCTGGTATTGTGAGCGCTGTTGGCATGGCTCTGGTTGGTGCAGTGAGCGGCTACATCTCCTACCAGAAGAAGAAGTTGTGCTTCAGCATACAGC AGAGTCTGAATGCAGATATGGTGAAGGCAGATGCCCCAGATGCTGTAGTCGCACAGGAGCCACAAG TTCAACAAACTCTTCTCCAGCCTCCCAACGCTGAGCCGCCGACAGAGGAAAATGCTGTGTAA
- the cd99l2 gene encoding CD99 antigen-like protein 2 isoform X2: protein MGKKLSTWTLLAVFSLLIVKGISQDLNLADAFDADLPSTPPPKVDPAGGTGGAVKPTPKPVKPTVKEPAKPKQTEETYTDLFDATIRPGLLPRTTHNPLRTSVAPQKDQSGVEDFDLKDALDPNNDIKGHGKDSGKGDKDFGGGGRDDGKPNSRGSQFTDDDLVDLGNDNSYKPDKGKGGKGASSGGDLDPADDSNYDTMAETGTIAGIVSAVGMALVGAVSGYISYQKKKLCFSIQQSLNADMVKADAPDAVVAQEPQVQQTLLQPPNAEPPTEENAV from the exons GCATAAGTCAGGATCTGAACTTGGCAGATGCATTTGATGCTGACTTACCAT CTACCCCACCACCTAAAGTGGACCCAGCAGGTGGTACAGGAGGAGCAG TGAAACCCACTCCTAAACCTGTTAAGCCTACAGTCAAGGAACCAGCAAAGCCCAAACAAACAG AAGAGACATACACTGATTTATTTGACGCCACCATTCGGCCAGGCCTGTTGCCCCGAACAACCCATAATCCTCTCCGAACCTCTGTTGCTCCTCAGAAAGACCAGTCTG GAGTGGAGGACTTTGATCTTAAAGATGCCCTGGATCCCAACAATGACATAAAAGGACATGGCAAAGACTCTGGCAAAGGCG ATAAAGACTTCGGAGGAGGGGGCCGTGATGACGGCAAACCCAATAGCAGAG GTAGTCAATTCACAGACGATGACCTTGTGGATTTGGGCAATGATAACTCCTACAAACCCGACAAAGGCAAAG GTGGAAAAGGTGCCAGTAGTGGGGGTGATTTGGATCCTGCTGATGACAGTAACTATG ACACCATGGCCGAGACTGGAACCATCGCTGGTATTGTGAGCGCTGTTGGCATGGCTCTGGTTGGTGCAGTGAGCGGCTACATCTCCTACCAGAAGAAGAAGTTGTGCTTCAGCATACAGC AGAGTCTGAATGCAGATATGGTGAAGGCAGATGCCCCAGATGCTGTAGTCGCACAGGAGCCACAAG TTCAACAAACTCTTCTCCAGCCTCCCAACGCTGAGCCGCCGACAGAGGAAAATGCTGTGTAA
- the cd99l2 gene encoding CD99 antigen-like protein 2 isoform X3, producing MGKKLSTWTLLAVFSLLIVKGISQDLNLADAFDADLPSTPPPKVDPAGGTGGAVKPTPKPVKPTVKEPAKPKQTEETYTDLFDATIRPGLLPRTTHNPLRTSVAPQKDQSGVEDFDLKDALDPNNDIKGHGKDSGKGGSQFTDDDLVDLGNDNSYKPDKGKGGKGASSGGDLDPADDSNYDTMAETGTIAGIVSAVGMALVGAVSGYISYQKKKLCFSIQQSLNADMVKADAPDAVVAQEPQVQQTLLQPPNAEPPTEENAV from the exons GCATAAGTCAGGATCTGAACTTGGCAGATGCATTTGATGCTGACTTACCAT CTACCCCACCACCTAAAGTGGACCCAGCAGGTGGTACAGGAGGAGCAG TGAAACCCACTCCTAAACCTGTTAAGCCTACAGTCAAGGAACCAGCAAAGCCCAAACAAACAG AAGAGACATACACTGATTTATTTGACGCCACCATTCGGCCAGGCCTGTTGCCCCGAACAACCCATAATCCTCTCCGAACCTCTGTTGCTCCTCAGAAAGACCAGTCTG GAGTGGAGGACTTTGATCTTAAAGATGCCCTGGATCCCAACAATGACATAAAAGGACATGGCAAAGACTCTGGCAAAGGCG GTAGTCAATTCACAGACGATGACCTTGTGGATTTGGGCAATGATAACTCCTACAAACCCGACAAAGGCAAAG GTGGAAAAGGTGCCAGTAGTGGGGGTGATTTGGATCCTGCTGATGACAGTAACTATG ACACCATGGCCGAGACTGGAACCATCGCTGGTATTGTGAGCGCTGTTGGCATGGCTCTGGTTGGTGCAGTGAGCGGCTACATCTCCTACCAGAAGAAGAAGTTGTGCTTCAGCATACAGC AGAGTCTGAATGCAGATATGGTGAAGGCAGATGCCCCAGATGCTGTAGTCGCACAGGAGCCACAAG TTCAACAAACTCTTCTCCAGCCTCCCAACGCTGAGCCGCCGACAGAGGAAAATGCTGTGTAA
- the cd99l2 gene encoding CD99 antigen-like protein 2 isoform X1, with amino-acid sequence MGKKLSTWTLLAVFSLLIVKGISQDLNLADAFDADLPSTPPPKVDPAGGTGGAVKPTPKPVKPTVKEPAKPKQTEETYTDLFDATIRPGLLPRTTHNPLRTSVAPQKDQSGVEDFDLKDALDPNNDIKGHGKDSGKGDKDFGGGGRDDGKPNSRGGSQFTDDDLVDLGNDNSYKPDKGKGGKGASSGGDLDPADDSNYDTMAETGTIAGIVSAVGMALVGAVSGYISYQKKKLCFSIQQSLNADMVKADAPDAVVAQEPQVQQTLLQPPNAEPPTEENAV; translated from the exons GCATAAGTCAGGATCTGAACTTGGCAGATGCATTTGATGCTGACTTACCAT CTACCCCACCACCTAAAGTGGACCCAGCAGGTGGTACAGGAGGAGCAG TGAAACCCACTCCTAAACCTGTTAAGCCTACAGTCAAGGAACCAGCAAAGCCCAAACAAACAG AAGAGACATACACTGATTTATTTGACGCCACCATTCGGCCAGGCCTGTTGCCCCGAACAACCCATAATCCTCTCCGAACCTCTGTTGCTCCTCAGAAAGACCAGTCTG GAGTGGAGGACTTTGATCTTAAAGATGCCCTGGATCCCAACAATGACATAAAAGGACATGGCAAAGACTCTGGCAAAGGCG ATAAAGACTTCGGAGGAGGGGGCCGTGATGACGGCAAACCCAATAGCAGAGGTG GTAGTCAATTCACAGACGATGACCTTGTGGATTTGGGCAATGATAACTCCTACAAACCCGACAAAGGCAAAG GTGGAAAAGGTGCCAGTAGTGGGGGTGATTTGGATCCTGCTGATGACAGTAACTATG ACACCATGGCCGAGACTGGAACCATCGCTGGTATTGTGAGCGCTGTTGGCATGGCTCTGGTTGGTGCAGTGAGCGGCTACATCTCCTACCAGAAGAAGAAGTTGTGCTTCAGCATACAGC AGAGTCTGAATGCAGATATGGTGAAGGCAGATGCCCCAGATGCTGTAGTCGCACAGGAGCCACAAG TTCAACAAACTCTTCTCCAGCCTCCCAACGCTGAGCCGCCGACAGAGGAAAATGCTGTGTAA
- the cd99l2 gene encoding CD99 antigen-like protein 2 isoform X6: MGKKLSTWTLLAVFSLLIVKGISQDLNLADAFDADLPSTPPPKVDPAGGTGGAVKPTPKPVKPTVKEPAKPKQTGVEDFDLKDALDPNNDIKGHGKDSGKGGSQFTDDDLVDLGNDNSYKPDKGKGGKGASSGGDLDPADDSNYDTMAETGTIAGIVSAVGMALVGAVSGYISYQKKKLCFSIQQSLNADMVKADAPDAVVAQEPQVQQTLLQPPNAEPPTEENAV; this comes from the exons GCATAAGTCAGGATCTGAACTTGGCAGATGCATTTGATGCTGACTTACCAT CTACCCCACCACCTAAAGTGGACCCAGCAGGTGGTACAGGAGGAGCAG TGAAACCCACTCCTAAACCTGTTAAGCCTACAGTCAAGGAACCAGCAAAGCCCAAACAAACAG GAGTGGAGGACTTTGATCTTAAAGATGCCCTGGATCCCAACAATGACATAAAAGGACATGGCAAAGACTCTGGCAAAGGCG GTAGTCAATTCACAGACGATGACCTTGTGGATTTGGGCAATGATAACTCCTACAAACCCGACAAAGGCAAAG GTGGAAAAGGTGCCAGTAGTGGGGGTGATTTGGATCCTGCTGATGACAGTAACTATG ACACCATGGCCGAGACTGGAACCATCGCTGGTATTGTGAGCGCTGTTGGCATGGCTCTGGTTGGTGCAGTGAGCGGCTACATCTCCTACCAGAAGAAGAAGTTGTGCTTCAGCATACAGC AGAGTCTGAATGCAGATATGGTGAAGGCAGATGCCCCAGATGCTGTAGTCGCACAGGAGCCACAAG TTCAACAAACTCTTCTCCAGCCTCCCAACGCTGAGCCGCCGACAGAGGAAAATGCTGTGTAA